A single genomic interval of Ischnura elegans chromosome 3, ioIscEleg1.1, whole genome shotgun sequence harbors:
- the LOC124156607 gene encoding uncharacterized protein LOC124156607: MASRVSFGGQEVDLQRVIDDFSDKLEQLGAENERLRAVVARGEGQEVASPASAKFTLLNSIEPFHGRPGDDVGAYLERVQQVASLSGWSDGETLAAARLRLGGEAAVYERTRLECKTAATYSAWKNIILDRYHSKKTARFYRELLTVIHMEPKEDIEVFADRVRRINARTAEIGGTPERMEAMRYEADQRALDAFLRGLSGELGRLCRLAMPESFDAAVATAVRIREAERTPRNPSPSRRAFQVTARECYNCGRTGHFARECRSQRRGKCYSCGVEGHFARECRKGSSSRAANLNGKGVDRPAGADPW; this comes from the coding sequence ATGGCGAGTCGGGTTAGTTTTGGCGGGCAAGAGGTGGACCTCCAACGGGTGATCGACGACTTTTCAGACAAACTTGAGCAGCTGGGTGCTGAGAACGAGCGTTTGAGAGCCGTCGTCGCCAGGGGAGAAGGGCAGGAGGTCGCTTCACCCGCGAGTGCAAAATTCACCCTCCTAAATTCCATAGAACCCTTCCATGGTCGCCCCGGCGATGACGTCGGTGCCTACCTCGAGCGAGTCCAGCAGGTGGCGTCCCTGAGCGGATGGAGCGATGGGGAAACGCTCGCCGCCGCGCGGCTACGTCTGGGTGGGGAAGCCGCGGTGTACGAGCGCACGAGACTAGAATGTAAGACGGCGGCCACTTACTCGGCATGGAAGAACATCATTCTCGACCGCTATCACTCGAAAAAGACCGCTCGTTTCTACCGAGAGCTCCTAACAGTCATTCACATGGAGCCGAAGGAGGACATCGAAGTGTTCGCGGATCGAGTCAGGCGGATCAACGCGCGGACGGCGGAAATTGGCGGAACTCCGGAGCGGATGGAGGCAATGAGATACGAGGCTGATCAGCGAGCCTTGGATGCCTTCTTGAGAGGCCTTTCGGGCGAATTGGGCAGGCTATGCCGACTCGCTATGCCCGAGAGTTTCGACGCCGCCGTCGCGACGGCAGTGAGAATCCGGGAGGCTGAGAGGACGCCGCGTAATCCATCGCCCAGTCGTCGAGCGTTCCAGGTGACGGCTCGTGAGTGCTACAATTGCGGGCGCACTGGCCATTTCGCCCGTGAGTGTCGCAGCCAACGCCGTGGGAAGTGCTACAGCTGCGGCGTGGAGGGCCATTTTGCTCGTGAGTGCAGGAAGGGGTCATCGAGCCGGGCGGCCAATTTAAACGGCAAAGGGGTCGACCGTCCCGCCGGCGCCGACCCCTGGTAA